The Candidatus Methylomirabilis sp. genome window below encodes:
- a CDS encoding CYCXC family (seleno)protein: MGRRRGRAAKSSGGMLRYWVPGVAVALVVGGIALAWLARAPAPPRASGGPGLSAVKAVPAAARRETRPTLDPALFVGKAALAHRVAREIPDTLDQLYCYCECDKHLGHKSLLSCYTDGHAATUDICMDEALDASRMVKAGYPVAWIRAEIDRKYGR, translated from the coding sequence ATGGGCAGGCGTCGCGGGCGGGCTGCGAAGTCGAGCGGGGGGATGCTTCGGTACTGGGTGCCGGGCGTGGCAGTCGCGCTGGTGGTGGGTGGGATCGCCCTCGCCTGGCTCGCCCGGGCGCCGGCGCCTCCCCGTGCCTCGGGCGGTCCCGGGCTGTCGGCGGTCAAGGCCGTGCCGGCCGCCGCGCGCCGCGAGACCCGACCGACCCTCGACCCGGCGCTCTTCGTCGGGAAGGCGGCGCTGGCCCACCGGGTCGCGCGGGAGATCCCCGACACTCTCGACCAGCTCTACTGTTACTGCGAGTGCGACAAGCACCTGGGCCACAAGAGCCTGCTCTCCTGCTATACGGACGGCCACGCGGCCACCTGAGACATCTGCATGGACGAGGCGCTGGATGCGTCTCGCATGGTGAAGGCCGGGTACCCGGTGGCCTGGATCCGCGCCGAGATCGACCGGAAGTACGGCCGATGA